From one Marmota flaviventris isolate mMarFla1 chromosome 1, mMarFla1.hap1, whole genome shotgun sequence genomic stretch:
- the Azi2 gene encoding 5-azacytidine-induced protein 2, with amino-acid sequence MDALVEDDICILNHEKAHRRDTLTPVSIYSGDESVASHFALVTAYEDIKKRLKDSEKENSFLKKRIRFLEEKLVGARLDEETSSVGREQVNKAYHAYREVCIDRDNLKSKLDKMNKDNSESLKVLNEQLQSKEVELLQLRTEVETQQVMRNLNPPSSNWEVEKLSCDLKIHGLEQELELMRKECNDLKIELQKAKQMDPPQEDSMKSRDLQKLSISSDNMQHAYWELKREMSNLHLVTQVQAELLRKLKTPTAIKKACTPIGCMEDLGKEGAKLHLTNFTATYKRHPPLSPNGKALCHTTSSPLPGDIKVLSEKALLQSWTDNERSIPTDGTDFQEHNSYGRNSLEDNSWVFPSPPKSSETAFGETKSKTLPLPNLPPLHYLDHHNQNCLYKN; translated from the exons ATGGATGCACTAGTAGAAGATGATATCTGCATCCTGAATCATGAAAAAGCCCATAGAAGAGATACATTGACTCCTGTATCAATATATTCAGGAGATGAGTCTGTTGCTTCACATTTTGCCCTTGTCACTGCATATGAAGACATCAAAAAACGACTTAAAGATTCAGAGAAAGAGAACtctttcttaaagaaaagaataaggtTTTTGGAAGAAAAG CTTGTAGGAGCTCGATTAGATGAAGAAACAAGTTCTGTGGGACGAGAACAAGTAAATAAGGCCTACCATGCATATAGAGAAGTTTGCATTGATAGAGATAATTTGAAGAGCAAATTGGACAAGATG AATAAAGACAACTCTGAATCTTTGAAAGTATTGAATGAGCAGCTACAATCTAAAGAAGTAGAACTCCTCCAGCTAAGAACAGAGGTGGAAACTCAGCAGG TGATGAGGAATTTAAATCCACCTTCATCAAACTGGGAGGTGGAAAAGTTGAGCTGTGACCTGAAGATCCATGGTTTGGAACAAGAGTTGGAACTGATGAGGAAAGAATGTAATGATCTTAAAATTGAGCTACAAAAAGCCAAACAAATG gatCCACCTCAGGAAGACAGTATGAAGAGCAGAGATCTCCAAAAACTAAGCATTTCAAG tgaTAATATGCAACATGCATACTGGGAACTAAAGAGAGAAATGTCCAATTTACATCTGGTGACTCAAGTACAAGCTGAACTACTACGAAAACTGAAAACCCCAACTGCAATCAAGAAAG CCTGCACACCAATAGGATGCATGGAAGACCTTGGGAAAGAAGGAGCGAAACTGCACTTGACAAATTTCACTGCAACATACAAAAGACATCCCCCTCTGTCACCAAATGGCAAAGCTCTCTGTCATACTACATCTTCTCCTTTACCAGGAGATATAAAGGTTTTATCAGAGAAAGCACTTCTCCAATCATGGACAGATAATGAGAGATCCATTCCTACTGATGGTACAGACTTTCAGGAACACAACTCTTACGGCAGAAATTCTCTGGAAGATAATTCTTGGGTATTCCCAAGCCCTCCTAAATCAAGTGAGACAGCATTTGGGGAAACTAAAAGTAAAACTTTGCCTTTACCCAACCTACCACCATTGCATTACTTGGATCATCATAATCAAAACTGCCTTTATAAGAATTAA